One window of the Tetragenococcus koreensis genome contains the following:
- a CDS encoding ABC-F family ATP-binding cassette domain-containing protein: MITVNNVSLHFSGRKLFDDVNLKFTPENCYGLIGANGAGKSTFLKVLSGEIEPSTGTVTMGPDERMTVLKQNHFDYEQYPVIETVIMGHKRLYDVMKEKDALYTKEDFTDEDGIHAAELETEFAELNGWEAESEAAVLLQGLNIPEELHQVQMNELTEGQKVKVLLAQALFGKPDVLLLDEPTNGLDIPSINWLEEFLINFENTVIVVSHDRHFLNKVCTHMADLDYGKIKLYVGNYDFWLESSQLATKLQQQSNAKKEEQIKELQEFIARFSANASKSKQATSRKKMLDKITLDDIQPSSRRYPFISFKPEREIGNDLLQVENISVTIDGKKILDNISFTLNKNDKVAFIAKDDIATTTLLNVITGQTEPDTGSIRWGVTTSQAYMPKDASNEFDSHLSILEWLRQYAAKEEDDNTFLRSFLGRMLFSGEEVNKKVNVLSGGEKVRCLLSKLMLTKANVLLLDDPTNHLDLESITALNNGLMDFAGALLFTSHDHEFIQTLANRVIVVSDQGVVDRMDTTYDEFLENEAVQERLTQLYA; encoded by the coding sequence TTGATTACTGTAAATAATGTAAGTTTGCATTTTTCTGGTCGCAAACTTTTTGATGATGTTAACTTAAAATTTACACCTGAAAACTGTTATGGCTTAATCGGGGCTAATGGCGCCGGAAAGTCTACATTTTTAAAAGTGCTATCAGGTGAAATTGAACCATCGACCGGTACCGTTACTATGGGCCCTGATGAACGGATGACCGTATTAAAGCAAAATCACTTTGATTATGAACAATATCCAGTCATTGAAACAGTCATTATGGGACATAAACGTTTATATGATGTAATGAAAGAAAAAGATGCGCTATATACAAAAGAAGATTTTACAGATGAGGATGGGATCCACGCTGCAGAATTAGAAACAGAATTTGCCGAATTAAACGGTTGGGAAGCTGAGTCTGAAGCTGCTGTTCTTTTGCAAGGGCTAAATATTCCTGAGGAACTTCATCAAGTTCAAATGAATGAACTAACAGAAGGCCAAAAAGTAAAAGTGTTACTAGCTCAAGCATTATTTGGCAAACCTGACGTGTTATTACTTGATGAACCGACGAATGGTTTAGATATTCCGTCAATTAACTGGTTAGAAGAATTTTTGATTAATTTTGAAAATACCGTTATCGTTGTATCCCATGACCGCCACTTTTTAAACAAAGTGTGTACTCATATGGCAGATTTAGATTATGGAAAAATCAAATTATATGTAGGAAACTATGATTTTTGGTTAGAATCCAGTCAATTGGCAACTAAATTACAGCAACAATCCAATGCAAAAAAAGAAGAACAAATTAAAGAATTGCAGGAATTTATTGCGCGTTTTAGCGCCAATGCTTCAAAATCAAAGCAAGCAACTTCACGCAAGAAAATGTTGGACAAAATTACCTTAGATGATATTCAACCGTCTTCTCGCCGCTATCCTTTTATTAGCTTTAAACCCGAGCGGGAGATTGGTAATGACTTATTACAAGTAGAAAATATCAGTGTCACAATTGATGGCAAGAAAATTTTAGACAATATTTCTTTTACATTAAATAAAAACGATAAAGTTGCTTTTATTGCAAAAGATGATATTGCAACTACCACTTTATTGAACGTCATTACTGGTCAAACAGAGCCTGACACAGGTTCTATACGTTGGGGCGTCACTACTAGCCAAGCTTATATGCCTAAAGACGCTAGTAATGAGTTTGACAGTCATTTGTCCATTTTAGAATGGTTGCGGCAGTATGCTGCCAAAGAAGAAGATGACAATACTTTTTTACGTAGTTTCTTAGGTAGGATGTTATTTTCTGGTGAAGAAGTGAATAAAAAGGTCAATGTGCTTTCTGGTGGCGAAAAGGTTCGTTGTTTGTTGTCAAAACTTATGTTAACAAAAGCCAACGTTTTGCTTTTAGACGACCCTACCAACCACTTGGATCTAGAGTCAATCACAGCATTGAACAATGGGTTGATGGATTTTGCCGGAGCACTACTATTTACCTCCCATGACCATGAATTTATACAAACTTTGGCTAACCGAGTGATCGTGGTATCTGATCAAGGAGTCGTTGATCGTATGGATACTACTTATGACGAATTTTTAGAAAATGAAGCAGTACAAGAACGTCTTACTCAACTATATGCTTAA
- a CDS encoding fructose-1,6-bisphosphatase, giving the protein MPEENYYRLLKETFGNKENVVTELINLEAILHLPKGTEHFISDVHGEYEAFDHVLRNGSGSVKEKIAECFNEKDVDIDDLAALIYYPEEKIQLEKDSRTPAELKKWYVQKIQLLITVVNYASRKYTRSKVHKALPSRFSYIIEELLTEKQQETDKQAYIQAIIDNVIQLNQAAPLISALCYVIQRFVVDHLHVVGDIYDRGPAPDLIMERLIHYHSVDIQWGNHDIIWLASMAGSPLALINVLRICARYGNLAIIEDRYGINLRPLVEYAYKYYPKLDKFSPKLDDETNFSAAEKDSLNKIQQATAILQFKLEGQLIKRRPEFLMNERNMLDLIDYTKETIELNGKTYSLADFTAPTIDPANPCALTYEEEQLLEKLLRSFQTSEPLKRHMDFLMERGSMYLCYNGNLLLHGCIPLHQNGDFKSLRVGQTHYSGKSLLDFFEEQIRYSYNHPDISADFATDLLWYLWTGECSSLFGKKVMATFERYYVEDKQTHHEEKNAYYRLRNQEAICQEILKDFNLPLTGHIVNGHTPVKANKGENPIKANGRMLVIDGGFAKSYQKETGLAGYTLLSNSYGLQLVAHQPFSSVKESIEQRNDILSTKRLVERVESRTTVSETNIGKKLNQEKKALETLYENYDFY; this is encoded by the coding sequence ATGCCAGAGGAAAATTATTACAGATTACTAAAAGAAACTTTTGGAAATAAAGAAAATGTAGTAACGGAACTCATCAATTTGGAAGCGATTTTACATTTACCTAAAGGAACAGAACACTTTATTAGCGATGTACATGGTGAATACGAGGCATTTGATCATGTTTTACGTAATGGTTCTGGCAGTGTTAAAGAGAAAATAGCTGAATGTTTCAATGAAAAAGATGTAGATATCGATGATTTGGCAGCTTTAATTTATTATCCAGAAGAAAAAATTCAATTAGAAAAAGACAGCAGAACGCCAGCAGAATTGAAAAAGTGGTACGTGCAAAAGATCCAATTATTAATTACAGTTGTCAATTATGCTAGTCGTAAATATACCCGATCGAAAGTTCATAAAGCGTTACCTTCTCGCTTTAGCTATATTATTGAAGAATTATTGACAGAAAAACAACAAGAAACGGATAAACAAGCCTATATCCAAGCAATTATTGATAATGTGATTCAGTTAAATCAAGCAGCGCCTTTAATTAGCGCTTTATGTTATGTGATACAGCGCTTTGTCGTAGACCATTTACATGTGGTCGGTGATATTTATGACCGCGGTCCGGCCCCTGATTTGATTATGGAACGTTTAATTCACTATCACTCTGTGGATATTCAATGGGGAAACCATGATATCATTTGGCTGGCTAGTATGGCAGGTTCGCCGCTTGCCCTTATTAATGTTTTACGTATTTGTGCTAGATACGGCAATTTAGCAATTATTGAAGATCGTTATGGTATCAACTTGCGGCCTTTAGTAGAATATGCATACAAATATTATCCAAAGTTGGACAAGTTTTCTCCTAAATTAGATGACGAAACCAATTTTTCTGCTGCTGAAAAGGATAGTTTAAATAAGATACAGCAAGCAACTGCCATACTACAATTTAAATTAGAGGGACAGCTCATCAAACGACGTCCTGAATTTCTCATGAATGAACGAAACATGCTGGACTTGATTGATTATACTAAAGAAACTATTGAGCTTAATGGCAAAACATATTCATTGGCCGATTTCACTGCACCCACCATTGATCCCGCTAACCCTTGTGCTTTGACTTACGAAGAAGAGCAACTACTAGAAAAATTATTACGTTCATTTCAGACTTCTGAACCACTGAAGCGTCATATGGATTTTCTAATGGAAAGAGGGAGTATGTATTTATGTTATAACGGGAATTTATTACTTCATGGCTGCATCCCCCTCCATCAAAATGGTGATTTCAAATCATTACGTGTAGGGCAGACACATTACTCTGGCAAAAGTCTATTAGATTTCTTTGAAGAACAAATTCGTTATAGTTATAATCATCCTGATATTTCTGCTGATTTTGCGACTGATTTGCTGTGGTATTTATGGACAGGTGAATGTTCCTCCCTATTTGGAAAAAAAGTTATGGCAACTTTTGAACGGTATTATGTTGAAGATAAACAAACGCACCATGAAGAAAAAAATGCTTATTACCGTTTAAGGAACCAAGAGGCGATTTGCCAAGAAATTCTAAAAGATTTTAACTTGCCTTTAACTGGTCATATTGTTAATGGGCATACTCCAGTCAAAGCGAATAAAGGTGAAAATCCAATCAAAGCCAATGGGAGGATGTTGGTGATTGATGGAGGATTTGCTAAAAGTTACCAAAAAGAAACCGGCTTAGCCGGTTATACATTATTATCCAATAGTTATGGATTACAACTAGTGGCTCATCAGCCATTTTCTTCAGTAAAAGAGTCCATCGAACAACGGAATGATATTTTATCAACGAAACGATTGGTAGAACGAGTTGAAAGTCGTACCACAGTCTCTGAAACTAATATTGGAAAGAAATTGAACCAAGAAAAAAAGGCACTAGAAACGCTATACGAAAACTATGATTTTTACTAA
- the rplI gene encoding 50S ribosomal protein L9, whose translation MKVIFLQDVKGKGKKGDVKDVPNGYAQNYLFKNKLAKEANHGNVAAMRGKKQAQEKEEAENLQEAQKVKDYLEDEKTIVEIKAKAGEDGRLFGSVPSKQIAQGLSKQYDIKVDKRKIELKEPIRSMGFTDVPVKLHPEVTANIKVHVVEE comes from the coding sequence ATGAAAGTCATTTTTTTACAAGATGTGAAAGGTAAAGGAAAAAAAGGAGACGTCAAAGACGTTCCGAACGGCTATGCGCAAAACTATCTATTTAAAAATAAACTAGCTAAAGAAGCTAATCATGGCAATGTAGCTGCCATGCGGGGTAAGAAACAAGCGCAAGAAAAAGAAGAGGCTGAAAACTTACAAGAAGCGCAAAAGGTAAAAGATTATTTAGAAGATGAAAAAACAATCGTAGAAATCAAAGCTAAAGCCGGCGAAGATGGACGACTTTTTGGCTCAGTGCCTTCCAAACAAATTGCGCAAGGGTTGAGTAAACAATATGATATCAAAGTAGATAAGCGGAAAATTGAATTGAAAGAACCTATTCGTTCAATGGGATTTACTGACGTTCCAGTTAAATTACATCCTGAAGTGACAGCTAATATCAAGGTACATGTAGTAGAAGAATAA
- a CDS encoding DegV family protein — protein sequence MFQIVTDACCDLPADLLDKYKVAYIPMFVELDGEEYTDDLGKTFDNSWFLEQLKENKQPTTSQINVGRYMSFLRSYAKKNIPVLYIAFSSGLSGSYESSLTAIEQLKEEYPDFTVTSFDTKTASLGQGMLVMEAVRLQKAGKTLEETVQWLTKYKMCLHSWFTVDDLKHLVHGGRITKTQAAIGGLLNIKPILNVDEKGRLQNVDKVHGRKKALQRLVNETSTRADLSIVDHFYIAYSGDEEALNKVVQQLNQRHPKTPITYFPLGPTIASHTGYGCIAVFSMGENRL from the coding sequence ATGTTTCAAATCGTCACAGATGCTTGCTGTGATTTACCAGCAGATTTGCTAGATAAATACAAAGTTGCTTACATTCCTATGTTTGTTGAGTTGGATGGTGAAGAATATACTGACGATTTAGGAAAAACTTTTGATAATTCATGGTTTTTAGAACAATTAAAGGAAAACAAACAGCCAACGACATCACAAATCAATGTAGGTAGATACATGTCGTTTTTAAGGTCCTATGCTAAAAAGAATATCCCCGTTTTATATATTGCTTTTTCTTCGGGCTTGAGCGGCTCCTATGAAAGTTCTTTGACAGCCATTGAACAATTGAAAGAGGAATATCCTGATTTTACTGTTACTAGTTTTGATACAAAGACTGCCAGTTTAGGCCAAGGTATGCTAGTAATGGAAGCAGTCCGCTTACAAAAAGCAGGAAAAACCTTAGAAGAAACAGTTCAATGGTTAACTAAATATAAAATGTGTTTGCACTCTTGGTTTACTGTTGATGATTTAAAGCATTTAGTACATGGTGGGAGAATAACCAAAACGCAGGCAGCTATCGGTGGTTTATTAAATATTAAGCCCATCCTTAATGTAGATGAGAAAGGCCGTTTACAAAATGTTGATAAAGTTCATGGTCGTAAAAAAGCCTTGCAAAGATTAGTGAATGAAACAAGTACTAGAGCAGATTTGTCGATCGTTGACCACTTTTATATTGCTTATAGTGGCGATGAAGAAGCGTTGAATAAGGTTGTGCAACAATTAAACCAACGTCATCCTAAAACACCAATTACTTATTTTCCTTTAGGTCCTACCATTGCTAGTCATACTGGTTATGGCTGTATTGCTGTTTTTTCAATGGGAGAAAATAGATTATAG
- a CDS encoding adenylosuccinate synthase → MSSVVIVGTQWGDEGKGKITDFLSENAEVIARYQGGDNAGHTIKFDDVTYKLHLIPSGIFYKEKISVIGNGVVVNPKSLVEELNYLKEHGVSTENLRISDRAHVILPYHIKLDQLQEDAKGADKIGTTIKGIGPAYMDKAARVGIRIADLLDKDIFSERLKVNLADKNRQFERMYDDQALAFEDIFEEFYEYGQQIKQYVADTSVILNDALDRGKRVLFEGAQGVMLDIDQGTYPFVTSSNPVAGGVTIGSGVGPSKIDKVVGVCKAYTSRVGDGPFPTELFDEVGDQIREVGREYGTTTGRPRRVGWFDSVVMRHSRRVSGITNLALNCIDVLSGLDTVKICTAYELDGKLIYHYPASLKELNRCKPVYEELPGWSEDVTNCKTLEELPENARNYLRRISELVGVRISTFSVGPDRNQTNILESVWSQI, encoded by the coding sequence ATGTCATCAGTGGTAATTGTAGGAACACAATGGGGCGATGAAGGAAAGGGAAAAATTACTGATTTTTTAAGTGAAAATGCGGAGGTAATTGCACGTTATCAAGGCGGTGATAATGCAGGTCACACCATTAAATTTGATGATGTAACATATAAATTGCATTTGATCCCTTCGGGCATTTTTTATAAAGAAAAAATTAGCGTTATTGGAAATGGCGTGGTCGTAAACCCTAAATCTCTTGTAGAAGAATTAAATTATTTAAAAGAACATGGAGTCTCCACGGAAAACTTACGAATTTCTGATCGTGCTCATGTGATTTTACCGTATCATATCAAATTAGACCAATTGCAAGAAGATGCTAAAGGCGCTGATAAAATCGGGACCACAATTAAAGGCATCGGACCGGCTTATATGGATAAAGCAGCACGTGTAGGTATTCGTATCGCCGATTTGTTGGATAAGGATATTTTTAGCGAACGTTTAAAAGTTAATTTGGCAGATAAAAATAGACAATTTGAAAGAATGTATGACGACCAAGCGCTTGCATTTGAAGATATTTTTGAAGAGTTTTATGAGTATGGTCAACAAATCAAACAATATGTTGCAGATACTTCTGTGATTTTAAATGACGCTTTGGACCGTGGGAAACGTGTTTTATTTGAGGGAGCACAAGGTGTTATGCTGGATATTGACCAAGGTACTTATCCTTTTGTTACTTCTTCGAATCCAGTTGCTGGTGGTGTCACCATTGGTAGTGGCGTAGGACCTTCTAAAATCGATAAAGTTGTAGGTGTATGCAAAGCTTATACTTCACGGGTAGGTGATGGTCCATTTCCTACAGAATTATTTGATGAGGTAGGCGACCAAATTAGAGAAGTAGGCCGTGAATATGGCACGACGACGGGCCGACCACGTCGTGTTGGTTGGTTTGATTCAGTGGTAATGCGTCATTCGCGTCGTGTTTCAGGTATCACTAATTTAGCGCTAAACTGTATTGATGTGTTAAGCGGACTAGACACTGTGAAAATTTGTACCGCTTATGAGTTAGATGGAAAATTGATTTATCATTATCCAGCTAGCCTAAAAGAATTAAATCGCTGTAAACCAGTATATGAAGAATTACCTGGGTGGTCAGAAGATGTCACAAATTGTAAAACATTGGAAGAACTACCAGAAAATGCGCGGAACTACCTTCGCCGAATTTCAGAACTTGTTGGCGTAAGAATTTCAACTTTTTCGGTAGGTCCAGATCGTAATCAAACAAATATTTTAGAAAGTGTTTGGTCGCAAATTTAA
- a CDS encoding DHH family phosphoesterase yields MTVIGIISLDNYDDIIDKMDDKNISLLNTLVTTMISDWANEYGIFYKRVNTDRYFFVASEDELNQIKEKKFDILQRLKDSNINSEFILTMSMGIAYGHSSMEKIGEIAQNNLDMALARGGDQVVIKDVSSKAKPQFFGGQTEGTIHRTRTRSRAMSASLKKIFSENKKIFVMGHRYPDMDAIGSAFGVATLAQFNQKECYVIIEPEEVTEDTQRCLEEINRHPEVANLVISSKEALKLIDDNSVLVMVDYNRPALSISKEAYDAFDKIMIIDHHRRGDEFPKRPLLTYIEPAASSASELVAELIQFQSNKRKKVSKFIAGLLLSGIYVDTKSFFTRTTAQTFHVASYLKNHGADLSLVRYLLSSDLNSYLQMSELVSRSEYVTKDIVVAVASENETYDNVTASKAADTLLSMNDIEAAFVITNQLEHETSINARSSGGINVQRVMEKLGGGGHFSNAATQIKGKPIEEVRKMLIKELKQLDDKE; encoded by the coding sequence ATGACTGTGATCGGCATTATCTCTTTGGATAATTATGACGATATCATTGATAAAATGGATGATAAAAATATTTCTTTACTAAATACGCTAGTCACGACAATGATTTCTGACTGGGCGAATGAGTATGGCATTTTTTATAAACGGGTAAATACTGATCGTTATTTCTTTGTTGCTAGTGAAGATGAATTAAACCAAATCAAAGAAAAAAAATTTGATATTTTACAACGTTTAAAAGATTCAAATATTAATAGTGAATTTATACTGACAATGAGTATGGGGATTGCATACGGTCATAGCTCGATGGAAAAAATCGGGGAAATTGCCCAAAATAATCTGGATATGGCTTTAGCTAGAGGCGGCGATCAAGTTGTCATAAAAGATGTTAGTTCTAAAGCAAAGCCACAGTTTTTTGGAGGGCAAACAGAAGGAACCATTCATCGTACGCGAACACGTTCACGGGCAATGAGTGCTTCATTAAAAAAGATCTTTTCTGAAAATAAAAAAATATTTGTTATGGGACATCGTTACCCCGATATGGATGCTATAGGTAGTGCATTTGGTGTGGCTACTTTGGCTCAATTCAATCAAAAAGAATGCTATGTGATCATTGAACCAGAAGAGGTAACAGAAGATACCCAGCGTTGTTTAGAAGAAATAAATAGACATCCAGAAGTGGCTAACCTGGTTATTTCTAGTAAAGAAGCTTTGAAACTTATCGATGATAATAGTGTTTTGGTCATGGTTGATTATAATCGTCCCGCGCTTTCAATCTCAAAAGAGGCGTATGATGCGTTTGATAAAATCATGATTATTGATCATCATCGTCGTGGGGATGAGTTTCCTAAGCGACCATTGCTTACTTATATCGAACCTGCTGCTTCTTCTGCCAGTGAATTAGTAGCTGAATTGATCCAATTTCAATCGAATAAAAGAAAAAAGGTGTCAAAATTTATTGCTGGATTATTGTTATCCGGAATTTATGTTGATACGAAAAGTTTTTTTACTCGGACGACAGCGCAAACTTTTCATGTGGCAAGTTATTTAAAAAATCATGGTGCCGATCTTTCATTAGTGCGCTATTTGTTGAGTTCAGACTTAAACTCGTATTTACAAATGAGTGAATTAGTGTCACGCAGCGAGTATGTAACCAAAGATATCGTTGTGGCGGTAGCTTCTGAAAATGAGACCTACGATAATGTCACAGCGTCTAAGGCAGCAGATACACTGCTATCAATGAACGATATCGAAGCGGCTTTTGTGATTACCAATCAGCTTGAACATGAAACTTCTATTAACGCCCGTAGTTCGGGTGGTATCAATGTTCAACGCGTGATGGAAAAATTAGGTGGCGGCGGTCACTTTAGCAATGCTGCAACTCAGATCAAAGGAAAGCCGATCGAAGAAGTGCGGAAAATGCTAATTAAAGAATTAAAACAATTAGATGACAAGGAGTGA
- the dnaB gene encoding replicative DNA helicase, whose amino-acid sequence MNEVWQDRIPPQDIEAEQAVLGAIFLDSDAIIEAMELLEPNNFYRRSHQIIFQCMIQLNDRNEAIDLITLKAEIEKMNSLEDVGGISYLTELSQVSPTSSSVSYYAKIVDDKATLRQLIQAANRIVTTGFEQNENVQEIVEDAEKSILEVSEKRNSSGFQSIADVLNQTIENIDQLAQNNEEITGLPTGYKALDKMTAGLQKDELLIIAARPAVGKTAFALNIAQNVGTKTDNTVAIFSLEMGAESLVSRMLCAEGSIDASHLRTGQLTDEEWRNLIVAMGSLSKASIFIDDTPGIKVSEIRARCRKLAQEKGNLGLILIDYLQLIEGTGRESRQQEVSEISRQLKKLAKELNVPVLALSQLSRSVEQRQDKRPVLSDIRESGSIEQDADIVAFLYRDDYYQRENDEDDEEETGEDNVIEVIIEKNRSGARGTVELLFIKEYNKFSSLSPRTAFE is encoded by the coding sequence ATGAACGAAGTTTGGCAAGATCGTATTCCACCACAAGATATAGAAGCAGAACAAGCTGTATTAGGTGCAATTTTTCTTGATTCGGATGCGATCATCGAAGCGATGGAACTGCTGGAGCCGAATAATTTTTATCGTAGAAGCCATCAGATTATTTTCCAATGTATGATCCAGCTCAATGATCGTAATGAAGCAATCGATTTGATTACTTTAAAAGCTGAAATTGAAAAAATGAATTCTCTAGAAGATGTTGGCGGCATTAGTTATTTAACCGAATTAAGTCAAGTTTCGCCTACATCATCAAGTGTATCCTATTATGCAAAGATCGTTGATGATAAAGCAACGTTACGCCAATTAATTCAAGCAGCGAATCGAATTGTGACCACAGGTTTTGAACAAAATGAAAATGTACAGGAAATTGTAGAAGATGCTGAGAAAAGCATCTTAGAAGTTTCTGAAAAAAGAAACAGTAGTGGGTTTCAATCGATTGCAGATGTATTGAATCAAACAATTGAAAATATTGATCAATTGGCTCAAAATAATGAAGAAATCACGGGTCTTCCAACAGGCTATAAAGCGTTGGATAAAATGACGGCCGGTTTACAAAAAGATGAACTGTTGATTATTGCAGCGCGGCCGGCCGTAGGGAAAACGGCTTTTGCTTTGAATATTGCTCAAAATGTGGGAACAAAGACAGATAATACTGTGGCTATTTTTAGTTTAGAAATGGGGGCTGAATCATTAGTCAGCCGGATGCTTTGTGCCGAAGGTTCCATTGATGCTAGTCATTTGCGTACCGGACAATTAACTGATGAAGAATGGCGCAATTTGATTGTGGCGATGGGTAGTTTATCCAAAGCAAGCATTTTTATTGATGATACACCTGGGATTAAAGTATCAGAAATTCGCGCCCGTTGTCGTAAATTAGCGCAGGAAAAAGGAAATCTCGGTTTGATTTTAATTGACTACCTGCAATTAATCGAAGGTACCGGAAGAGAAAGTCGGCAACAAGAAGTATCAGAGATCTCCCGTCAATTGAAAAAATTAGCAAAAGAACTGAATGTTCCTGTCTTGGCTCTTTCGCAATTATCACGTAGTGTTGAACAAAGACAAGATAAACGTCCAGTTTTAAGTGATATTCGTGAGTCTGGATCAATTGAGCAAGATGCCGATATTGTAGCTTTTTTATATCGTGATGACTATTATCAACGAGAAAATGATGAAGATGACGAAGAAGAAACAGGCGAAGATAATGTCATTGAAGTTATTATCGAAAAAAATCGGAGTGGTGCTCGTGGCACCGTTGAGTTATTATTTATAAAAGAATATAATAAGTTCTCTTCTCTTTCACCACGGACAGCATTTGAGTAA
- the ssb gene encoding single-stranded DNA-binding protein — protein sequence MINNVVLVGRLTKDPDLRYTANGVGVATFTLAVNRTFTNQNGEREADFINCVIWRKAAENLANLGRKGALIGATGRIQTRNYENQQGQRVFITEVVADNFQLLEPRSVSEQRRSSDNDNSGGNQSNFGNSQNQRQTSQTSETPNFDRDNSDPFGGSSIDISDDDLPF from the coding sequence TTGATTAACAACGTTGTACTAGTAGGAAGATTGACAAAAGACCCTGATTTACGTTATACCGCTAATGGAGTAGGAGTTGCAACTTTTACTTTAGCTGTGAATCGTACATTTACGAATCAAAACGGCGAAAGAGAAGCAGATTTTATTAACTGCGTTATCTGGAGAAAAGCAGCGGAAAATCTCGCAAATTTGGGACGTAAAGGTGCACTAATCGGCGCTACTGGAAGAATTCAAACTAGAAATTATGAAAATCAACAAGGTCAACGTGTTTTTATAACCGAAGTTGTAGCAGATAATTTCCAACTGTTGGAACCTCGTTCTGTTAGTGAACAACGTCGTTCTTCTGACAATGATAATTCCGGTGGCAATCAATCGAACTTTGGGAACAGCCAGAATCAAAGACAAACATCTCAAACTTCTGAAACACCTAATTTCGATCGTGATAACTCCGATCCTTTCGGTGGTTCATCGATTGACATTTCAGATGATGACTTACCATTCTAA
- the rpsF gene encoding 30S ribosomal protein S6 produces MENTKYEILYIIRPDIDEEAKTTLVDRFDAVITDNGAEVIESKDWEKRRFAYEMNGYREGIYHIVNVSSPSNADAVNEFNRLARINNDIIRHMIVKEED; encoded by the coding sequence ATGGAAAATACGAAGTATGAAATTTTGTACATCATTCGTCCTGACATTGATGAAGAAGCAAAAACAACTTTAGTAGACCGTTTCGATGCTGTCATTACTGATAATGGTGCCGAAGTGATCGAATCTAAAGATTGGGAAAAACGTCGTTTTGCGTATGAAATGAACGGATACCGCGAAGGCATCTATCACATCGTTAACGTTTCTTCTCCATCAAATGCAGATGCGGTTAATGAATTTAACCGTCTTGCAAGAATCAACAATGATATCATTCGTCATATGATTGTGAAAGAAGAAGACTAA
- a CDS encoding pentapeptide repeat-containing protein, with translation MKKVNSKVPLSPKLPTLTAGDFFLEDESIFSGLKIKDGDQSYLSAKNMVLRESELNHLIMQNTQLERFECSNVIFDHCDFSNLAWIGASFHQVIFRQCKLIGTNFAESYLRDCTFDDCLTNFASFSHANLKTVTFSNCALNEAEFNETRWKNLDMQSNQLSHSNWFLTDMAGLDLTTNYFDSIALSQETIKGLKVNQEQAITIAQGLGLIIE, from the coding sequence ATGAAAAAAGTAAATTCCAAAGTACCATTATCACCAAAACTTCCAACTTTAACAGCGGGAGATTTTTTTCTTGAAGATGAGTCCATTTTTTCTGGTTTAAAAATAAAAGATGGCGATCAGAGCTATTTGTCGGCTAAAAATATGGTTTTGCGAGAATCTGAGTTAAATCATCTTATTATGCAAAACACTCAATTAGAACGTTTTGAGTGTAGTAATGTCATTTTTGACCATTGTGATTTTTCTAATTTAGCTTGGATAGGCGCTAGTTTTCATCAAGTTATTTTTCGTCAATGTAAATTGATTGGAACCAATTTTGCTGAAAGTTATTTGCGTGACTGTACATTTGATGATTGCCTTACTAATTTCGCTTCGTTCAGCCATGCCAATTTAAAGACGGTTACATTTAGCAACTGTGCGTTAAATGAAGCGGAATTTAATGAAACACGCTGGAAAAATTTGGATATGCAAAGTAACCAACTGAGTCATTCGAATTGGTTTTTAACCGACATGGCCGGTCTTGATTTGACAACCAATTATTTTGATAGCATTGCTCTATCACAAGAAACTATCAAAGGATTGAAAGTAAATCAAGAACAGGCCATTACGATCGCACAAGGACTGGGGCTAATTATTGAATAA
- the rpsR gene encoding 30S ribosomal protein S18, which translates to MAQQRRGGRRRRKVDYLAANHIEHVDYKDVELLKRFISERGKILPRRVTGTGARNQRKLTIAIKRARIMGLLPFSNEEM; encoded by the coding sequence ATGGCTCAACAAAGAAGAGGCGGGCGCAGACGTCGTAAAGTAGACTATCTTGCAGCAAATCACATTGAACATGTAGATTATAAAGATGTTGAATTATTAAAAAGATTTATTTCAGAACGTGGCAAAATCTTACCTCGTCGTGTGACAGGTACAGGTGCAAGAAATCAACGCAAGTTGACAATTGCTATTAAACGCGCACGTATTATGGGATTACTACCTTTTTCAAATGAAGAAATGTAA